The genomic segment GTCTGATGCGAGCTCTCATGGTGACAGCGGTCCTCGTCCTCTCCTGTGTCCGAGGGGATGCCCTTGGAGAGAGTGAAGAGCTGGTGGTCGTCGGGGGACCTTGTGAAGGGTGCGAGACGGTAGCCGAAGGGATGCCGCAGGAGCTTTCTTCGGTGGGGACGATTGCCCCGAGCTCCGAACCGGGAGTGAGGATGACGATCCGCGGTCGTGTGCTCGATGCCAGCGGGGAGGCGGTCCAGGGAGTCATCGTCTACGCGTACCACACCGACGACGGGGGTATTTATCCGCGCAACGGTTCCGGCGGCCATCGCCACGGAGGCCTTCGGGGATGGGCGCGTTCGGATGAAGAGGGGCGCTACGCCTTCGAGACGATCCGGCCGGGCGGATATCCCGGTTCGACCAGTCCCGCCCATGTGCACATGCACGTGATCGAGGAGTCGGGCTGCAGCTACTACATCGACGACATACTCTTCACCGACGATCCACGACTCGATGCGGCCGCCCGGAGGCAGATGGCTCGCGGGCGAGGCGGCAACGGGATCGTCACCCCCGCCTCCGAACCGGACGGGTCGATCACCGTAGTTCGCGACATCGTCCTCGGAGCGGGCATTCGCGATTACGACCGCTGCCGCGAGCTGGCTGCGGCCCGCCCCAGATCCTGACGGGGGACCTAACGAAGAAACAAAGGGCGAGTGGCCCTCGGAGTTATCAATATGATATCATTGTGATAACGGGCAGTGGTGCTCGCTCTGTAACTGATGGCTGAACGGAAAGCGTACCTTCTGCGAATGGATCCGCGGATTCTCGAGGCTCTGCAGCGCTGGTCGGATGACGAGCTGCGGAGCCTCAACGCGCAGATCGACTTTCTTCTCCGGAAAGCACTTCGCGACGCCGGCAGGCTTCCGAAAAAGAAATGAAACTCGAACGAGGGCTTCGCCCGTGAAAGATTTCTTCGAGCTTCGAAGCGCCGGTCCCGGGACGGTGCTGGTGCAGCTGGACGACGATCCGGCGATGGTCGAAGCCGTCCAGACGACGCTCTCTCAGATGGACGCGGTGGAATCTGCGACCCCAGGCTTCGATTCGGTTTTCGTCAGCTTCGATCCGCGCACGCTCTCGCTGGAAGAGATCACAACGGCGCTCGAGGCGATCCCACCCCCGGATCGGTCACGGCTCGCCTCGGGGAGTGAGATCGAGATACCGGTCTCGATTGCCGCCGCCGATGCACCCGACCTCGATTTCATCGTCGAAGCCTGCGGAGTCGGCCGGGAGGAGCTCATCGAGATTCTCCGCTCGGTCGTTCTGCGCGGACGATTCGAGGGCTTTCTTCCCGGGTTCGTCTATCTGGACGGCCTCCCGCCCCGGCTCGTGATCGAGCGCCGTACGGTCCCGCGCACGAAGGTCCCCGCGGGGAGTTTTGCGATCGCGGCCGGAATGGCCGGCTTCTATCCGCTCGCCTCGCCGGCTGGCTGGCACATCCTCGGCCGGACGCCCGCGGCCCTCGTCGATCCTGAGCGGAGACCGGCGAAGCTGCTGCGGCCTGGCGATCGGATATCGCTCCGGCTTTGCGAGTCGATGGAGGAGGCTCGATCGGTCTGGAGCGATCCGCGGCCTGTCGATCGAGGACTTGCCTCTGCCGGTCGCGGTCGTCCGTTGCTGCGCGTCGAGCGCCCGGGACAGATGGCGCTCATCGTCGACGGCTCGACCGGTCGGAGGCCGTTCGATGCCGGCGCCGCCCGTGCCGCAAACCTTGCCGTGGGGAATCCGGAAGGTGCCCCGGTGATGGAGATTGCCGCAGTCGGTCCGGTACTCCGCTTCGATGACGAGGCGATGTTGTCGTGGCAGGGAGCAGACCCCGACATTTCAGTCGACGACTCGAGCGTCGGGGTGAAAGCGCAGTTCCCGGTCGTGGCGGGGTCGATGGTCGCCATCGGTCCGCTGCGCGAAGGCTTGCGCGGATGGCTCGCGGTTTCAGGGGGCTACTCCCACTTCGGGTCCGGGGTGCTCCGGGAAGGCGATCAGCTGGGGAGCGAGGGCTTGCCGGCCCGTACCCCGAGAA from the Acidobacteriota bacterium genome contains:
- a CDS encoding urea amidolyase family protein yields the protein MKDFFELRSAGPGTVLVQLDDDPAMVEAVQTTLSQMDAVESATPGFDSVFVSFDPRTLSLEEITTALEAIPPPDRSRLASGSEIEIPVSIAAADAPDLDFIVEACGVGREELIEILRSVVLRGRFEGFLPGFVYLDGLPPRLVIERRTVPRTKVPAGSFAIAAGMAGFYPLASPAGWHILGRTPAALVDPERRPAKLLRPGDRISLRLCESMEEARSVWSDPRPVDRGLASAGRGRPLLRVERPGQMALIVDGSTGRRPFDAGAARAANLAVGNPEGAPVMEIAAVGPVLRFDDEAMLSWQGADPDISVDDSSVGVKAQFPVVAGSMVAIGPLREGLRGWLAVSGGYSHFGSGVLREGDQLGSEGLPARTPRIVPVERTGRTTIGVWPGPHPIDPDELQLLTSIVWTVTAEIDRTGVRLESPEISTGPRGVASCGMRAGSVQWHPGGQLVAMGPDHPVTGGYLQPFSIDREEIWKLAALRPGESVWFILLNRK